One genomic segment of Moritella sp. F3 includes these proteins:
- a CDS encoding AAA family ATPase: protein MNKPSSNNILGFDKTLPCHDQVTFQPMILPYPLSVLIVCNNTSIEPELKNYCALISNFDVTYSASLPDNLNNFNLIILVAVDDNITKLMIETISNHDIKFIILADKIKNDLVRVAINYNVEDIISIADVEKELYLSLLKTANELIKTSKIAPVFTIINGKPGSGASFITSCLAELSANLSTEEIAVIDADLNYGTLADTFNFEPNYFITDALSELEQLDNTAINAIMSKRGNLGLLPSKPFTLLNSNIGALDQLPQLIWKIKLNHDLVLIDLSRGLEPYAIPIINLSDNIIITVQQNILSLRETKMLIQQLTMNLGIPTNKLHIIVNRFSSKNNNISINDIKNVLDVDSVFIVSNNYELANEGINSGSPLLKVANHKVIKTEISNIIRELFPLNLPDKEQSILSKIFRRQ, encoded by the coding sequence ATGAACAAGCCAAGTTCAAATAACATCCTTGGATTTGATAAAACATTACCTTGTCATGATCAGGTCACATTTCAGCCAATGATATTACCTTACCCTTTAAGCGTATTAATCGTTTGTAATAATACAAGCATTGAACCTGAACTAAAAAATTATTGTGCTCTAATATCTAACTTCGATGTCACGTATTCAGCATCGTTACCTGACAATTTAAACAATTTCAATCTAATAATATTAGTGGCCGTAGATGATAATATAACTAAATTAATGATTGAGACAATTTCAAATCATGATATAAAATTTATCATACTGGCGGATAAGATTAAAAACGATCTGGTTAGGGTAGCTATTAATTACAATGTAGAGGACATAATTTCGATTGCAGATGTCGAAAAAGAACTCTACTTATCTTTATTAAAAACAGCAAATGAGCTGATAAAAACAAGTAAAATTGCACCTGTATTTACAATCATAAATGGTAAACCTGGCTCAGGGGCAAGCTTTATTACCAGTTGCCTAGCTGAGCTCAGTGCTAATTTAAGTACTGAAGAGATAGCGGTCATAGATGCTGATCTAAACTACGGAACACTCGCTGATACGTTTAATTTCGAGCCTAATTACTTTATCACTGATGCACTATCCGAATTAGAGCAATTAGATAACACTGCGATTAACGCTATAATGTCAAAACGAGGAAATCTAGGCTTACTGCCCAGTAAGCCTTTCACCTTATTAAATTCGAATATAGGTGCCCTAGACCAACTTCCTCAACTTATATGGAAAATAAAGTTAAATCATGATTTAGTATTAATTGATTTATCTCGAGGCCTTGAGCCATACGCAATACCGATAATTAACCTATCAGACAACATCATCATCACTGTGCAACAGAATATTCTCAGTCTGCGTGAAACGAAGATGCTCATACAGCAATTAACAATGAACCTCGGGATCCCAACTAACAAACTGCACATTATCGTTAACCGATTTTCAAGCAAAAATAACAATATTTCAATCAATGATATTAAAAACGTTCTCGATGTCGACAGTGTATTTATTGTAAGCAATAACTATGAGTTAGCAAATGAAGGGATAAATTCAGGATCACCTCTTTTAAAAGTCGCCAACCACAAAGTAATTAAAACTGAAATATCAAACATAATAAGAGAGTTGTTCCCGCTCAATCTTCCAGATAAAGAGCAATCAATACTTTCTAAAATATTTAGGAGACAATAA
- a CDS encoding TadE/TadG family type IV pilus assembly protein yields MNTKQYAQHKKFSTQRGIYAVEFAIVGSLFFLLLFAVLEVARLFFTWNVLTEVTRRSARLAVVCDLDQANIASHTDMMNAALFNNNPLITNLTAENIQVEYLGVTGLPVTTFSTIRYVRANIINYQHQLLIPGLSFTLSSPTFSTTLPRESLGVTRFGLTQCSPV; encoded by the coding sequence ATGAATACCAAACAATATGCCCAACATAAGAAATTTAGCACTCAACGTGGTATATATGCTGTTGAATTCGCGATAGTCGGCAGTTTATTTTTTCTATTACTATTTGCAGTTTTAGAAGTAGCGCGCTTATTTTTCACTTGGAATGTGCTCACTGAAGTCACTAGGCGAAGCGCTAGATTAGCTGTCGTGTGTGATTTAGACCAAGCTAATATTGCCTCTCATACGGACATGATGAATGCAGCACTATTTAATAATAACCCGCTTATAACAAACTTAACTGCAGAAAATATACAAGTTGAATATCTTGGCGTAACAGGTCTACCCGTAACAACTTTCAGTACCATTCGTTATGTAAGAGCAAATATAATTAATTATCAGCATCAATTATTAATTCCAGGTCTATCCTTTACATTAAGCTCTCCCACTTTTTCAACCACATTACCCCGAGAAAGCCTTGGAGTTACAAGATTCGGATTGACTCAATGTAGTCCTGTTTAA
- a CDS encoding TadE/TadG family type IV pilus assembly protein — protein sequence MKTLIKHKKQQTGLATVEFTIIVPFLLLFIFATAEFGRLLYQYTALNNTIRNANRYLMTNARLATGIVSVSPEVEADIEKLITYGDLTSTTELLPNLSASVITITTSGDFVTLNVSYPWQPIFATSLSTFGFGNDIDLSFPLISTYTMRAL from the coding sequence ATGAAAACGCTCATCAAACATAAAAAGCAACAAACCGGGCTAGCTACCGTTGAGTTCACCATCATCGTGCCTTTTTTATTACTCTTCATTTTTGCGACGGCAGAATTTGGGCGCTTACTGTATCAATACACAGCCCTAAATAACACTATCCGAAACGCCAATCGTTATTTAATGACCAATGCGAGGCTCGCTACTGGGATTGTGTCTGTCTCACCTGAGGTTGAAGCTGATATCGAAAAACTCATTACTTATGGTGATCTAACCTCAACGACAGAGCTATTACCTAACTTATCAGCCAGTGTTATAACAATTACAACAAGCGGAGACTTCGTTACACTCAATGTCTCCTATCCTTGGCAGCCGATCTTTGCAACTTCGCTTTCAACATTTGGGTTTGGCAACGATATTGATTTAAGTTTCCCATTAATTTCAACTTATACAATGAGGGCTTTATGA